From a region of the Cygnus atratus isolate AKBS03 ecotype Queensland, Australia chromosome 3, CAtr_DNAZoo_HiC_assembly, whole genome shotgun sequence genome:
- the SANBR gene encoding SANT and BTB domain regulator of class switch recombination isoform X2 codes for MSRGFSENNNFPYDNNQMVLDMILCSLIGVPQPINWDSVARLVPGYTSKECAKRFDELKSSGSSPVDNQYNPLMAAGGNPVETLATYIKSSLLDTQTEFQEPAVGQDSITITGRPSTTSARNCSSESEKGPVHNSGQNTDESQGPNMVIHVCDEAKNLKEDFVCPRDLLISEMKYFAEYLSVDAQRWEEVDISVHCDVHIFDWLIRYVKRNTKDCEANEMPTLEPANVISILISSEFLKMDSLVEKCINYCHKNMNAIVATPCNMNCINVNLVTNIADLFTHNEVEELKDKRDKFKSKLFCKKIERLFDPEYINPDSRGSAATLYRCCLCKKLLTKETERRIPCVPGKINIDQHGNIVFVHIRDKTWEVHEYLTGLHEELKSWRDVYWRLWGTVNWLTCSRCNQCFLCTEFSHCQYHPQPVLYPGVASALGSTGTGVYPCCNQKVLRFDPTTLPKGCQVRDHMVGSPSGNEDEDGLSQTTKILNDLIHHRDVIVVPFTKDENSDSGIGLCDEKGIECDVLVEPNTLWGPKTGEVNAFLSLKNWTLQLKQQSLLSEEEEYTTGSEITEDEVGDEEEVCRKPAGRKEKLKKFYKHPKKVLSSPSIQKKEKASEKSSSRDASPFIVSMQQNKWDASRSLRFNQDAQREDDQRRMSEITGHLIKMRLGDLDRIKSKDSKEYAGGIYSRLEAQIKASVHVSTRQINAEKNARSKSRFGQGRPT; via the exons TGTGCAAAAAGATTTGATGAACTAAAAAGCAGTGGAAGTTCACCCGTTGACAACCAGTATAATCCCCTGATGGCTGCTGGTGGGAATCCTGTGGAAACTTTAGCCACGTACATCAAATCCTCCTTGCTCGATACCCAGACAGAGTTTCAGGAGCCTGCTGTTGGGCAGGATTCCATTACAATAACTG GAAGGCCCAGCACAACCTCTGCAAGGAATTGTTCGTCAGAATCTGAGAAAGGTCCTGTGCATAACAGTGGACAAAACACTGACGAAAGCCAAGG GCCAAACATGGTGATACATGTGTGTGATGAAGCAAAAAACCTCAAAGAAGATTTTGTTTGTCCTCGAGACCTTTTGatatcagaaatgaaatactttgcTGAATATCTGTCAGTGGATGCACAGCGCTGGGAAGAGGTGGACATTTCTGTGCACTGTGATGTTCACATCTTTGACTGGTTGATAAGATATGTCAAAAGGAACACCAAAGATTGCGAAGCTAATGAAATGCCCACTCTAG AACCAGCAAATGTCATATCaattcttatttcttctgaGTTTTTGAAGATGGATTCATTA gtagaaaaatgtattaattattgccacaaaaatatgaatgctATTGTAGCCACGCCATGTAATATGAATTGTATCAATGTTAACCTTGTCACAAATATTGCTGATCTCTTCACGCACAATGAAGTGGAAGAGCTGAAGGACAAGAGAGATAAATTCAAAAG TAAACTGTTCTGCAAGAAGATTGAGAGACTGTTCGATCCAGAGTACATAAATCCAGATTCTCGGGGAAGTGCAGCAACATTATACAg aTGCTGTTTATGTAAAAAGCTGCTAactaaagaaactgaaagaagaatTCCATGTGTCCCAGGAAAAATCAACATAGATCAACATGGGAATATTGTCTTTGTACATATAAG agaTAAAACCTGGGAAGTCCACGAGTACTTAACTGGCCTTCATGAAGAATTAAAATCTTGGCGTGATGTTTATTGGCGTCTCTGGGGGACTGTCAATTGGTTGACCTGCTCAAGATGTAATCAA TGTTTCCTGTGTACCGAATTCTCCCATTGCCAGTACCATCCGCAGCCAGTTCTTTATCCAGGTGTAGCAAGTGCTCTGGGCTCAACTGGGACAGGAGTATATCCCTGTTGTAACCAAAAAGTGCTTCGATTTGATCCTACTACCCTCCCAAAG GGCTGTCAAGTGAGGGATCACATGGTTGGCTCACCCTCAGGAAATGAAGATGAGGATGGTTTATCTCAGACTACTAAAATACTGAATGATTTGATCCATCATAGAGACGTTATTGTTGTTCCTTTCACTAAGGATGAGAATAG TGACTCTGGCATTGGGCTCTGTGATGAAAAAGGCATTGAATGTGACGTACTCGTAGAGCCAAATACACTGTGGGGCCCCAAAACTGGAGAAGTCAATGCT tttctttctctgaagaactGGACTTTACAACTG AAACAGCAGTCATTGTTATCTGAAGAAGAGGAGTACACCACTGGCTCAGAGATCACTGAGGATGAAGTGGGGGATGAAGAAGAAGTATGCAGGAAACCAG cagggagaaaggagaaattaaagaaattctACAAGCACCCAAAGAAAGTGCTTTCTTCACCTAGTattcagaaaaaggagaaggcaTCTGAGAAG tCAAGTTCCCGAGATGCATCTCCTTTCAT TGTGAGTATGCAGCAGAACAAATGGGATGCCTCCAGGTCACTAAGATTCAATCAAGATGCTCAAAGAGAAGATG atcAGAGAAGAATGTCTGAGATTACAGGACACTTAATAAAAATGAGACTGGGAGACCTTGATCGAATCAAAtcaaaagacagcaaagaa TATGCAGGAGGTATTTATTCTAGACTTGAAGCTCAGATAAAGGCCTCAGTGCATGTCAGTACCCGACAAATCAATGCTGAGAAGAATGCCAG GTCAAAATCCCGTTTTGGTCAAGGCCGTCCAACATAA
- the SANBR gene encoding SANT and BTB domain regulator of class switch recombination isoform X6: protein MSRGFSENNNFPYDNNQMVLDMILCSLIGVPQPINWDSVARLVPGYTSKECAKRFDELKSSGSSPVDNQYNPLMAAGGNPVETLATYIKSSLLDTQTEFQEPAVGQDSITITGRPSTTSARNCSSESEKGPVHNSGQNTDESQGPNMVIHVCDEAKNLKEDFVCPRDLLISEMKYFAEYLSVDAQRWEEVDISVHCDVHIFDWLIRYVKRNTKDCEANEMPTLEPANVISILISSEFLKMDSLVEKCINYCHKNMNAIVATPCNMNCINVNLVTNIADLFTHNEVEELKDKRDKFKSKLFCKKIERLFDPEYINPDSRGSAATLYRCCLCKKLLTKETERRIPCVPGKINIDQHGNIVFVHIRDKTWEVHEYLTGLHEELKSWRDVYWRLWGTVNWLTCSRCNQCFLCTEFSHCQYHPQPVLYPGVASALGSTGTGVYPCCNQKVLRFDPTTLPKGCQVRDHMVGSPSGNEDEDGLSQTTKILNDLIHHRDVIVVPFTKDENSDSGIGLCDEKGIECDVLVEPNTLWGPKTGEVNAKQQSLLSEEEEYTTGSEITEDEVGDEEEVCRKPAGRKEKLKKFYKHPKKVLSSPSIQKKEKASEKSSSRDASPFIVSMQQNKWDASRSLRFNQDAQREDDQRRMSEITGHLIKMRLGDLDRIKSKDSKEYAGGIYSRLEAQIKASVHVSTRQINAEKNARSKSRFGQGRPT, encoded by the exons TGTGCAAAAAGATTTGATGAACTAAAAAGCAGTGGAAGTTCACCCGTTGACAACCAGTATAATCCCCTGATGGCTGCTGGTGGGAATCCTGTGGAAACTTTAGCCACGTACATCAAATCCTCCTTGCTCGATACCCAGACAGAGTTTCAGGAGCCTGCTGTTGGGCAGGATTCCATTACAATAACTG GAAGGCCCAGCACAACCTCTGCAAGGAATTGTTCGTCAGAATCTGAGAAAGGTCCTGTGCATAACAGTGGACAAAACACTGACGAAAGCCAAGG GCCAAACATGGTGATACATGTGTGTGATGAAGCAAAAAACCTCAAAGAAGATTTTGTTTGTCCTCGAGACCTTTTGatatcagaaatgaaatactttgcTGAATATCTGTCAGTGGATGCACAGCGCTGGGAAGAGGTGGACATTTCTGTGCACTGTGATGTTCACATCTTTGACTGGTTGATAAGATATGTCAAAAGGAACACCAAAGATTGCGAAGCTAATGAAATGCCCACTCTAG AACCAGCAAATGTCATATCaattcttatttcttctgaGTTTTTGAAGATGGATTCATTA gtagaaaaatgtattaattattgccacaaaaatatgaatgctATTGTAGCCACGCCATGTAATATGAATTGTATCAATGTTAACCTTGTCACAAATATTGCTGATCTCTTCACGCACAATGAAGTGGAAGAGCTGAAGGACAAGAGAGATAAATTCAAAAG TAAACTGTTCTGCAAGAAGATTGAGAGACTGTTCGATCCAGAGTACATAAATCCAGATTCTCGGGGAAGTGCAGCAACATTATACAg aTGCTGTTTATGTAAAAAGCTGCTAactaaagaaactgaaagaagaatTCCATGTGTCCCAGGAAAAATCAACATAGATCAACATGGGAATATTGTCTTTGTACATATAAG agaTAAAACCTGGGAAGTCCACGAGTACTTAACTGGCCTTCATGAAGAATTAAAATCTTGGCGTGATGTTTATTGGCGTCTCTGGGGGACTGTCAATTGGTTGACCTGCTCAAGATGTAATCAA TGTTTCCTGTGTACCGAATTCTCCCATTGCCAGTACCATCCGCAGCCAGTTCTTTATCCAGGTGTAGCAAGTGCTCTGGGCTCAACTGGGACAGGAGTATATCCCTGTTGTAACCAAAAAGTGCTTCGATTTGATCCTACTACCCTCCCAAAG GGCTGTCAAGTGAGGGATCACATGGTTGGCTCACCCTCAGGAAATGAAGATGAGGATGGTTTATCTCAGACTACTAAAATACTGAATGATTTGATCCATCATAGAGACGTTATTGTTGTTCCTTTCACTAAGGATGAGAATAG TGACTCTGGCATTGGGCTCTGTGATGAAAAAGGCATTGAATGTGACGTACTCGTAGAGCCAAATACACTGTGGGGCCCCAAAACTGGAGAAGTCAATGCT AAACAGCAGTCATTGTTATCTGAAGAAGAGGAGTACACCACTGGCTCAGAGATCACTGAGGATGAAGTGGGGGATGAAGAAGAAGTATGCAGGAAACCAG cagggagaaaggagaaattaaagaaattctACAAGCACCCAAAGAAAGTGCTTTCTTCACCTAGTattcagaaaaaggagaaggcaTCTGAGAAG tCAAGTTCCCGAGATGCATCTCCTTTCAT TGTGAGTATGCAGCAGAACAAATGGGATGCCTCCAGGTCACTAAGATTCAATCAAGATGCTCAAAGAGAAGATG atcAGAGAAGAATGTCTGAGATTACAGGACACTTAATAAAAATGAGACTGGGAGACCTTGATCGAATCAAAtcaaaagacagcaaagaa TATGCAGGAGGTATTTATTCTAGACTTGAAGCTCAGATAAAGGCCTCAGTGCATGTCAGTACCCGACAAATCAATGCTGAGAAGAATGCCAG GTCAAAATCCCGTTTTGGTCAAGGCCGTCCAACATAA